In one window of Henckelia pumila isolate YLH828 chromosome 1, ASM3356847v2, whole genome shotgun sequence DNA:
- the LOC140860845 gene encoding polygalacturonase inhibitor-like translates to MNNIKLVYNILLPLLLLLLLSEFHVSHSAKCHPEDKKVLLAIKKYYKNAYDMISWDPHTGCCGWNSVSCGENTDRIDDIDLTYSTDITGNITDLFGDLPYLESLTLHKIPGLIGTIPRNITKLTKLTTLSITWTNISGPIPSYLGELETLTFLDLSFNNLSGSIPPSLSNLRNLGGLRLDRNRLSGSIPESLGNLTPSLQYLYLSHNQLSGTLPKGWGDLPFLIMELQRNKLQGDVTFLFEKNKGIQRVDFSRNQLEFDMSNADFPESLFNLDFNHNKIYGSLPQSLVKQENAYLNVSYNRLCGKIPVGGRLQQMGYTDFFHNRCLCGDPLPQCNH, encoded by the exons ATGAACAATATCAAACTTGTTTACAATATTCTTCTTCCCCTCCTCCTTCTCCTTCTCTTGTCCGAATTCCATGTCTCGCACTCGGCGAAATGCCATCCAGAAGACAAGAAAGTTCTCCTCGCAATCAAGAAATACTATAAAAACGCTTACGACATGATCTCGTGGGATCCCCACACCGGTTGCTGCGGCTGGAACAGCGTCTCGTGCGGCGAGAACACCGATCGCATCGACGACATCGACCTCACCTACTCTACCGACATCACCGGAAACATCACCGACCTATTCGGCGATCTCCCGTACCTCGAATCCTTAACTTTGCACAAGATCCCAGGCCTCATCGGCACAATCCCACGTAACATCACCAAGCTTACTAAGCTCACCACTCTCAGTATCACCTGGACCAACATCTCAGGACCCATACCATCGTACCTCGGAGAACTCGAAACCCTGACATTTCTCGACTTGTCATTCAACAACTTGAGCGGTTCCATCCCGCCGTCCCTGTCTAATCTCAGGAACCTCGGGGGGCTGCGATTAGACAGGAACAGACTAAGCGGAAGCATACCTGAATCCTTGGGGAACTTAACCCCCAGTCTGCAGTATCTATATCTATCGCACAACCAGCTCTCCGGAACACTCCCGAAAGGATGGGGAGACCTGCCTTTCTTGATCATGGAGCTTCAACGGAACAAACTACAAGGGGATGTGACATTCTTGTTCGAGAAGAACAAAGGTATACAACGAGTCGATTTTTCGAGGAACCAGTTGGAGTTCGATATGTCGAATGCCGATTTCCCCGAGAGCTTGTTCAACTTGGA TTTCAACCACAACAAGATTTACGGGAGTCTGCCGCAGAGCTTGGTGAAACAGGAGAATGCTTATCTGAATGTGAGCTACAATAGGCTTTGCGGGAAGATTCCGGTGGGCGGGAGACTGCAACAAATGGGCTACACTGACTTTTTCCATAACAGATGTTTGTGTGGTGATCCGTTGCCCCAATGCAATCATTAA